In the genome of Caenorhabditis elegans chromosome IV, the window TTCAACTGTTATGCAAAAAACTATACATGTCCTACTATGCCACAGATAAAATCACTGTTTGGAATGAATCACAAAATTATTTACGGCGAGAATGTATACTTAAAATTTAAGACATTGAGGAATGTTTTTATGGCATTACCAAGACCTTACCAAGACTTTACCAAGAAAAACATTGGCTATTCATTTTTGTTacagcaaatttttaaatttgcactGAGGTAaccatgtttttttaaatcagataATTGCCAACATTTGAACAACATTTGCCTGATAACCTGAACCcaagttttttgcaattaaaaaaattcaagtccTCAACTTGAACTTTCAAAGAGGAAACAAacgctttttttcaatttatgcaTGAATTGACAATTTATTCATTGAGAATAATTGACTAGTAGCTTGTGGTGTTTGAACAAGATTTCTGTCGACAATTTTTGCACCtttgagttgtttttttacaaagtGTTAGTTTGtctaatctaaaaaaataattagacTTTCTGCTTCCTGACAAATGACAACTTGACTTTTACTAAATTCCGCAATTAAAAtggtttcaattttgcaaaccTACGCAGTAGTATAAAATGAAAAGATGAGAGTATAAAGAAATTAAAAGGGAAGACGGGCGTGTAAGAGAGTACTTTATATCCTGATCCTCTTTCGGTTCGTTATGAACAGGAAAGTGTGGACTACTTTGGTGTTCATTCAAATGAACactcattgaaaattcaatataatGTGAAGAACAAATGTTCAGAAAAGTTATATCCGATTAGAGtgccaaaagtttttaaaattgtgaaaaaatcttCCTAATATATGTACTTAGAAACGACAAAACTCGAAAAGTGTTAACTGTCAGGAACATAACATTGTACACAGCTGTTCTGAACTGAACGACAAAACtcacagtaatttttttgcaaaaaagtgcaaagaAAGTGAGCCGAACATCCATTACCCTCATCGTTAGCGAAAcgtttttgctctttttgtttgcaaatttcatttattcaacaaaaaaagtctCAGTTCGTTTGCATTCATATTCCGTGCAAATTGAGCAATGAACGGAatcaaatttatgaaaaaaaaactgtccacaaacaatattttttcaatttagaatTGATCGAGAGATTTGCGttcagctgaaaaaagttcacatCAGAACTTGAAGAGTTAAAAACCACACGGAACTCTAGCTCTCaggtatttttcttttcttctttttagaaatcaaaaacttcTCAGTTTTACTTTAATCTTCTCTCCTAACTATAGACAGTGACAGTTGCACTGAAATTTGATACGTGTCAAAAattcttagattttttttcggtttttctgtcacaaaaaataaagaaaaaactataagAAGTTGGGAATtctctgttgttttttttttcagagtaaaaAACAGGGAGTAGGACAAAACATGGGAAGGAAAAGCCGAAGAAAGGCTGAGAGAAAGGGACGAAccaaaagtttattttttggagattttagagagaaaatgagaaagacGGGACTTTTTTGGAGCACAAGATGGAAATGGACGTATTGTGTTTACAAATAAGGACAGTTGGGAAGTTTAGAGAAACGAGAGTGTCTAACTGTCTGGAATCTCTATGCTGAATTGCAATCGGTTAATACAAGTACCCTATTTTCTCTTGCACCCTCACAAccggaaaaaagaaacttcAGAAGATAACTAAAAATTATGTGCAAGAtaaatagagaatatacggtacaAAATAACTTTTGGATAAGTTGTCAGATATAACTTTGAGCATTTAGATGAGTATCTAAAGTttgtaaaacgaaaaaatcattaaacttGAAACTAACCGTGAGGATAATGCATTTGCTTGAAAAATGGTGGAGGCCGACCAGTTTgcattttctcaatatttttagaGATCAAAATTGCATGAAATTATTTAGAAGTAGTCTTAGTTAAATAACAAGTGATTTGAATAAGAAGAACACGAGATGAACATACACTCAGGTGATCCTAGTAGTTATTACACAAAATCTGAActcaatttattcattttgcaAGTTGGTCAACTCGGGTCATCTCTTCTCTCCCTCTCTGCGTACTCTTTCTCTCTTGTGATAAGAGATAATGAGAAATTCAGATATATTACAGATCTTAGAGAGTTTAGAGATATAGTGGAACAGTTGCTTCACGAGGGGACCACAACTAGTCAGTGGGTGGAGTGAGTTGTCTAGGATTTGACTCAGATTTTGATGAGTAAAGGACCCATGTACCGTGGATACTTCAGACTAATAAGGAGCTATTATAAACTAACAAGGatcttacaaaaatatttaaaaattggtcatttgaacttttgatctTCTGTTTTGTGAAATCTTCCACATATTTGTAACTGGATCGTAATACAAACTAATAACGATTTCAGAGAATTGTGATAAATTAGCTAAAATTGTATGAAATTATATTAGCAGGTTTTTGTTAaggtttaaatttaaaaaaaaacctgtatACAGTGATCAGtgagaaattttagtttttgtttcagtttttgaaaagttatatcTCTGACTTTcactttctttaaaaaaaattctttaaaaaaattaaatcggtAAGCAATATTACAAATTACAAATAAAATACAACCTACCACTATATTCTATAACctaaattccaagaaaaaagaaagaaacatACCAAAAACACatcagaaaaaactgaaaataataatgcaAACTCAATTATGATTAGCTCCTCAATGACTAAATTCCTCCCTAGAAAACCGAAAATCCATAGACATAtgtgaaagaaaaatatatatttataaatgCAACAGACGTGAATAATAATGCACATTTTATaactaaaactcaaaaaatgatatGAGAAAGAAACAccatctttttttcaaaaaataacaataaattagcagaaatttgaaacgttttgGGCCTggaaataactaaaaattacAGCCATTTTTGTCCCGCGACAGTCTGAACcaggaatattttttcttggaaaattagCTGCAATTGGCTGAAATTATGCCGAGAAGTGATCTGTTTGAAAACATATATGATTGAAGAAAGTTTCATGTGCattgaattttgattgattgtTCCACAACTTTTGACAGTTCTGATTGATTGGCTAAGGGCATCTGGACGAACAAGCTCATAGACAGAGTTTTTCCTCTTTCGGGATATTTGACAGAttccttttaaaaagttactcATGAATACGTACTATAACGTTATAGTACTAAAAAGAGATTAGCCTTTCAGCTGGGGACAGACCAACGGCGGACCTCAGTTTGTTCGCCATGGAGCAGCCTGCGgcattttgagccaattttcagtaattccGTTTTACCTGTGAAGAAACAAAAACCTcccaattttctatttaaatgaGTTAATAGTGTTGGAAACATTTGCGCTGCTTTGACTGGTACTTTGATGAAGATTTGAGTATCGTGGAAAGAAAAAACTCTTTACAAAATAGTTATATCACTTCTGTACTTTGTAGTTActcagatttatttttttgattcattttcctctctaaaaattacatttttgtgTTACAAAACAGAAGtcagaaaataaatgtatcCTATCACAGTTTCTGTTTAAATTCTGACCTATCGTTTCTTCTTGAAGTCATCACAAGTTTCCAACAATAATCAATCATTCAATCGTCTCCAAACACACACTGTTTCATAAACTGACCAttctcgtcttcttcttctttttcatttccttCTTGATTGCTATATACCCTGATAGTCTAGAGATCAACAACATTTGTTTCGGTTTTACCAGTTTTTTCTCACGAAGAATACGATTgagttttgaatgtttcagGAATGGCTTTCTCAgacattttaaagtttattatTAAAGCATATTAAAGTATATTaaagcaaaataaaattcaataaagcAGTTCTAttctaacttttaaaaaattaaaatatgcaTTTCCTGTATAAATATGGGCTTACTTATTTACattgcaaacaatttttcggctGATGGGGCTCCCTCCTTTGGGGATCATCCCTGTTCCATTTTTGAGCTTCatctaaaattccaatttctggATACTGGAGCCCCAGAGTGGAATCTGAATAATGGAAAGCCGTGTAATCAGTATTGATATCAAAATTAACGTTTAACTTCAAGATCTTtaataaactgaaaaacagAATACGAAACATAATTATTAGTTTGAACCGGAAGCAAGCCAagaattcgcaaaaaaaattcttctttttaaaatattctctTGAAATAGATTGAATGAatcattttgaacatttttaagtgAACAATTATACCACCatggcattttttttcaattttgattttttttgtcacaATTAGACGAATAAGCGGAAGTGAAGAGTGTATTATGGTAGTAACGGTCTGGATGCGTCATGTCATCATCTCCTTTGTCAAATGATAGATAGAAAGAAGAGGACAAATTGTTATTATCTTCAGTTGATGAAGATGGACGTATAAAAGGAAGAAACAAAATCAGACAATTTGATCAAACGACTGTGTCAAAACTATTCTCATTTTCcgtgattttttatatttctctGGTTTATAAAAGGATTATTACCGACAAAATCTTTTCCAGTTTCCACTTTTcgatatgttttaaaaataattttatttcagcttTGTATCAAAAATGAGGCTCACATTGCTGCTTCTTGCAGTAGTTTTAGCCTACGTGGCAGCTCAGGGTAAGAATTTTTATTAGGTACTTTTATTTAGTTATTTGCTTTGCTTTTctaaaagaatttcaaatcgATTATTTTCTGCACGAagttgtgttttctttaagtTTCTAACGCAACAATTCTAaaacataacatttttgaaaggaaAATTTACAATGATTTTGTGCTTAACATCACATTAAACacatttgcaaattttgctcACTTGCACTATCTCACACATCACAAAGTTTAACAGGATCCCCAGGTCGTCAAGGTATAAGCGGTGATTCAGGTGATGGTCTCTTTGGTGGATCTGATGCTGGAAGTGGAATCGGTTCATCTGGAGGATGGGGAGGATCTGATGCAAGTGCTGGAGCATCTGCAGGAGGAACAGGTGGCGGACGAGGTGGTGGTCGTGGAGGATCTGGAGGAGGACGCGGAGGTGGTAGCGGTGGTGGACGAGGAGGATCAGGAGGCGCAGGAGCTGGAGGATCTGGAAGTGGATCAGGTAAGGGGATTGCGGAATTCATGCACGGGCCTCACCTACttttttcggagttttcaCATCTCCCACCTCCTGAGTGAAACACATCTCATTTTAACctttaaaatattggaattaaattattatacATACGAAAAAACACAGTATGATCATCGTCTTGTTATCTCATCACGTCTTACGAATGTTCAATGATTTTAGGTGGTTGGGGAGGCCAAGACGGTGGAAGTAGTGCTGGAGGATGGGGAGGATCACAAGGAGGCTCACAAGGTGGATCATCCGGTGGATGGGGAGGATCAAGTAGAAGTGATTCTGGATCCGGCCAAGGAGGATGGGGTGGACAACAAGGTTTGTGGGAAAAACATacaatattgattttcaaaaaattgattgatttctatttttgagaaaactaaagttcaatgaattttgaaattttgaaggttatatgaaatttaaactatttCAGGAGGCAACTCAAACGCCGGTGGATGGGGAGGCTCTCAAGGTGGCCAAAATGGTGGAGGTGGAAGAGGAGGATCCGGTGGTCAAGGCGGATGGGGAGGAAGCCAAGATGGCGGATCTCAAGGTGGATGGGGAGGACAGAATGGAGGAGGACAAGGTGGCAATCaaggaggtggtggtggacgaGGAGGAAATCAAGGAGGTGAACAAGGTGAGtgattttattatatttttgaataaaaagaaaaagaaacagagATATAGAGTTGGGGCAAGAGGAgctaagaatttgaaaacttcacaTTCGATGAGAGTGGGGAAGTGTGACTTGGAAAACCAAATAAGGTGATGCAAGTTTACCATCACAGTAAAGAACTTGTGAATAGGTtgatgaaaagttgaaaatcgtttcaaaaaacatgCATAATTGATCACAATCTTCCAGGTGGATGGGGAGGACAAGGCGGATCACAAGGTGGCTCCCAAGGTGGTTCCCAAGGTGGATGGGGTAACCAAGGAGGTCAACAAGGAGGTTAGTGTTATCTTTTAATATAtgtataaaaacatttcaacatTTAGGAGGTCGCGGTGGACAACAAGGTCCAGGAGGTTGGGGAGGCGGCGGAAGAGGAGGCGGATGGGGAGGTAAGAGTTGATTTTACTTTGCATTGAATTCATTATTACTCACATCACGTTATGTAtcacattgtttttttcttggaaatcgAAATATTCGGGAAATTGATTCACTTTTTCACTACTAATTCAGGTCATGGTGGTGTTGGATGGGGTGGTAGAGGTGATGGTGAGTTGGAGTGTTTAGCAACCTTTGTTACCATAAACAGCTCATTAATTGTTTTATGTTAATTCGTTATAACCTTGTacattctcgttttttttttaaataacccaaattaatttttccccgattttataattttgcaaatattatTCCAGGATGGGGACGTGGATCCCGCTGGGGATGGGGACGCCCATCATGGGGTGGATGGGGACGTGGATGGTAAATGTCTTCAATATCaactttaatttcaaactaacTGCAATTGACACCTCAATCAAGTTTTGATTCGGAATCCCTAATGTATTAcctttttgttttgcaatACTTTTTGGCAAAAGTACTATAATAAAatcgttgttttttcttgtttaattTGTTTGCTTGatataatatatttataaatGTTACCTTCTCATAGTTTCCAAGACGTCATTATTGTTTTGCAATCTCCTGTTTCCTGTATTTTTCTATATACGACCGCCACTAGCAGTTGGTAATACCCAACGGTCTCTACGTCATCTATGTTATTCTAGCCTGCTGTCTGCCTACCTGTCTTCCTACTCATTTCCTATTCACCATTGTCTCCCTTAACCTCTTCCTAAAACTCAAAGCGGTTTCTTTtgacttactattagaaaaattatgagGCCGCAAAGAAATAGCAGAGAAGATCAACTACAGGAACAACTAAATAAAATCAAACGGGAATTGGACAACTACAAGTGAGTTGACATTGCGTTCAATGTTTAATGGGAAACTTCcagacttgaaaattttctgttgaaaGAAGAATTAATCATTTCTCAAAGTGCCATTCTGTTTGTGGACGATCAAAATAAGAAACTTGTGAAAAAGTGCCAAACtctgaagaaaaatggaaagccTAAAAGAATGGGAATACTGGGATCTTTTACAAATTGGATTAAgtctttgttttgaaattatacaGTTTTCTATATAAcgttaaataaaataaattaatacatccatttgaaaaaattgctaacGAGTAAAAGTATTCGGTATAATGTTTGTGAAGTAAgcagtttttcaattctatTTGCTACTGTTCAAAATCCGTAAATTTGTAAAACTGCGAGAATAAAaggtatttgaattttattgtgCTTGCAAATAGTTCTaattagaaatgaaaaatcttgtcctttttttttttgaaaattccagatatgcgcgaaaataaagttttaaaactttcgcATCTATAATGCACTTTAGCTGTTCCTTGGATCATAAAAGTTAGCATATCTGATGCTCTGATTTTCTCTTGCATTATATTCCGGGATTACTGTGATTTCTTCTCACACTTTCAATATGTTATTCTCACCAGATTGCCATCAACCATTCCATCTAAAGAAGAAAAGAGCCTACTGCCGGCTGCTGACCTTCTCCATCTTTTCTCCCTCTGTATATCTCTAAACGTTCTCGTTGGTGCAAAGATGTTTGATTATCGACCCACCAAGAAGAACAAGGTGACCCGCACTCACTGCCCCAAGCCCTGTTCTTAATGATTTGCAAATAATTGCACATCACGCGGTCATCAACTCTCGCATACACGATCTCATTCATCTCAGTTTCGCGCATTATTTTGTATTAGTCGTAAAGTGCTaatgtttattgttttattttgggTCTAATAAATATCCAAATAACAGATTAAAAAACCTCAACAGAGCAATTGATCAGAGAAACTTTTAACTTCACATAAATGTGttaactatttattttttttaattaaaatgtaGAAGTTCAAGAAGGAAACCTTTCTGTATAATCCGAACGtataggtaatttttttttgtttcatccACTTATGAAATTCTCTAATTATTTGTGTAAACATCTTACCGTTTTCGATCGAGGCTTAAAATCACATCTGCCAcatcttttctttttaaacaGAATCTGGTCTTTTTGGTTCTGTCTGTACGCCGTACAGGACACCTGTCCCATAATCTTGTATGTATGTTCATTAAAATTCTATTTGCATTTCCAATGCAATCCTATTTTTGTGTCACTCAGTATTTTTTGGGAATCTCTGGGTTTTGTTGTTCTAATTAGTACTCTCATcataactttttagaaaaaaatcattttgcaaatattttgtatgctttgaatattttctactTCTTTTCCAATAGCTTTcaattaaacttaaaaaattacagaatcaAGTCAACAATGTCGAACATTTCTGAGACTGccataaaaaacaacaataatcAGGAACTAGGGTTAGTATTTTTGCTATTAAATTTATATCTTTGCTGATCGATGGTCCATTTGCTATTTGGTGGTCcataatttagatttttttaataatagaaccaaaattttatgaataaagAATACTTTAAACAAACTTAGTAGAACTTGTAGCACACAAAAATAAGCACACAATTGTCGTGAAATGTACCTTACTATTGCATACAAATTTTAGTGGTGCCACAAAGAGAAACGAAAATGATGCCACTACGTTTACAATGCCAATAGGAATCCAAgagaaattggagattttaaaGAAGCAAGATGTCCAACTCCAAGAAGCTCTTGACATGGAGCTGAAGTTTCTGGACACCAACGAGAAATTATTTGTCAAGACTTTACATGATGCTCAAAAGTTCCACCAAGAGCCCACTACTTCGTTTGCAGACGAATTGGAGGAGAGTGTATTGTGCGAGTCAGAATCAGAATCCGATGCTTTGGATGAATCAGAGTCAGAAGACTCTGTAGTCAACGAATACGTGAAAGAGAGTGACGATGAAGAGGATGACGAGGACAAGGAAGAatatgaagatgaagaaggcaaatcaataattgaaaaagaagcCCTCACAATCAGCCCCAACTCATGTAATTCAAAGCACACCAGAAACGTCACCAAAACGAGTCAAAGTTTTAACGTTTTGGTATGTATTCTGGTCTTGGGACTGTACATTGGATCGTGGCTGCTTTTTGGACTTCCAAAACAAGAATCCCGGGAACTCTAATTTcgtttaattgtttttttgttgatttgtcACCTGAAGTTGTGTTTTCAAatgattacaaaaattttttgcaccagtcacttttaaagtttttattgaaacagcTTGCCAAGTAACACATTATTTTTGGGTGCTTAAATTCAATTGGAGGGAAatggtatttaaaatttttgaacctcAAAAGCACACTAAAATACGTGTTTATTGTAACgtgattgttttaaaaaaggtttttccacgttttcacatttttcaaaaaaaaatgggaggGGGAGGcaatttgaatcaattttatttctcaatttccctAATTCGTGTGTCGTTCGGAAGCgatttgttaaaagaaaacagaatCGATTCAAAGAAATGGGAGCAAATGGAATGTGAGTTTGGGTGTGAGTTGTCTTTTTAGTTTaataaaatctaatttaaaaCATCAGTATATCTAGAGAATCACAGTACCAAAAGCTACAAACAtatcattttcagagattCGGAAAAGTTTCGCAAGCAATTGTCTCATTTGTTCACAACTTCTTCTCCAAAATGCCCCAGtttgtcaaaaaactttcGTGGTCGTCAGATATCAAAAGGCTTTGTCCCATCATTGTTACAATCTAATAATGCATTTGAAATCAATGTTAAAGACATCAAAATAACTACGTCAGTAACAATGGAAGGTGTTACTCATCATTACTCGGTTAGCTGGATGGATGTTGAGAAGGCTGAAAAAGATATGTCAAGCTCCGGATCTGATGAACCTGGTATTAATGTCAAAAAGGCAGagtcgattaaaaaaattgaagaagggTTCAAAACTGGAAGTTAGTTAATAGGTGATTTTGAGCCCGTTGTATAATTGAACGTTCAGAAATAAAATGCGACGGTCCTTGCGGAAAATTGGTCAATATCAATGAGGTGGCACAGTTTGGATGTGATCATCTTATTTGTGATAGTTGTCGCCAATCCCAGAAAAGCGCTACTCTCTTCGATGGTAAGTATGAGGGTAAATAAAATATCATTAATGCTCGACAATTATAAACTCGCTATCAATTCAGGATCTCCGGGCTGTTGCAATTCTGAATGTTTGGCAAAGGCAGAGACTGATGGGTTGAAACTTCGATCCGGTAGACGAATAGACTCTACGAAATCTTCTGTTTCACTCAGATCTGTGAGTTTATGTATGTTCATTTTAATGACTTACACAAGATGAATCCacgcatttcttttttcagtagattcaatttagtttttcagaacGATGGTCCCTGGGAAGTACTTCACGTTCATGTATCTATTGTGAAAAAGTGGACAGGTAAATTATACCGCACTCAGTTGGACTATGAGTTCTCTTCGCAAACACGTGTAGCTGAGCTGGCAAAAACGTTAGAAGCATTCAAGTAAGTAAACTACTGAATATCACTGAATATCCCTCCCAAAATACTGTAATTTAAGGGATATAATATCATCCGGTCGTTCATACTACAGTATGTGCAAGCCCCGCTCATACAAAGATCTTCATCCAATCGCTATTATTGACACAAACCTTCGCT includes:
- the grsp-2 gene encoding Glycine-rich cell wall structural protein 1.8-like (Confirmed by transcript evidence), whose translation is MRLTLLLLAVVLAYVAAQGSPGRQGISGDSGDGLFGGSDAGSGIGSSGGWGGSDASAGASAGGTGGGRGGGRGGSGGGRGGGSGGGRGGSGGAGAGGSGSGSGGWGGQDGGSSAGGWGGSQGGSQGGSSGGWGGSSRSDSGSGQGGWGGQQGGNSNAGGWGGSQGGQNGGGGRGGSGGQGGWGGSQDGGSQGGWGGQNGGGQGGNQGGGGGRGGNQGGEQGGWGGQGGSQGGSQGGSQGGWGNQGGQQGGGRGGQQGPGGWGGGGRGGGWGGKS
- the grsp-2 gene encoding Glycine-rich cell wall structural protein 1.8-like (Confirmed by transcript evidence); protein product: MRLTLLLLAVVLAYVAAQGGWGGQDGGSSAGGWGGSQGGSQGGSSGGWGGSSRSDSGSGQGGWGGQQGGNSNAGGWGGSQGGQNGGGGRGGSGGQGGWGGSQDGGSQGGWGGQNGGGQGGNQGGGGGRGGNQGGEQGGWGGQGGSQGGSQGGSQGGWGNQGGQQGGGRGGQQGPGGWGGGGRGGGWGGKS
- the grsp-2 gene encoding Glycine-rich cell wall structural protein 1.8-like (Confirmed by transcript evidence) gives rise to the protein MRLTLLLLAVVLAYVAAQGDGLFGGSDAGSGIGSSGGWGGSDASAGASAGGTGGGRGGGRGGSGGGRGGGSGGGRGGSGGAGAGGSGSGSGGWGGQDGGSSAGGWGGSQGGSQGGSSGGWGGSSRSDSGSGQGGWGGQQGGNSNAGGWGGSQGGQNGGGGRGGSGGQGGWGGSQDGGSQGGWGGQNGGGQGGNQGGGGGRGGNQGGEQGGWGGQGGSQGGSQGGSQGGWGNQGGQQGGGRGGQQGPGGWGGGGRGGGWGGKS
- the grsp-2 gene encoding Glycine-rich cell wall structural protein 1.8-like (Partially confirmed by transcript evidence), with protein sequence MRLTLLLLAVVLAYVAAQGSPGRQGISGDSGDGLFGGSDAGSGIGSSGGWGGSDASAGASAGGTGGGRGGGRGGSGGGRGGGSGGGRGGSGGAGAGGSGSGSGGWGGQDGGSSAGGWGGSQGGSQGGSSGGWGGSSRSDSGSGQGGWGGQQGGNSNAGGWGGSQGGQNGGGGRGGSGGQGGWGGSQDGGSQGGWGGQNGGGQGGNQGGGGGRGGNQGGEQGGWGGQGGSQGGSQGGSQGGWGNQGGQQGGGRGGQQGPGGWGGGGRGGGWGGWGRGSRWGWGRPSWGGWGRGW
- the grsp-2 gene encoding Glycine-rich cell wall structural protein 1.8-like (Partially confirmed by transcript evidence), with product MRLTLLLLAVVLAYVAAQGSPGRQGISGDSGDGLFGGSDAGSGIGSSGGWGGSDASAGASAGGTGGGRGGGRGGSGGGRGGGSGGGRGGSGGAGAGGSGSGSGGWGGQDGGSSAGGWGGSQGGSQGGSSGGWGGSSRSDSGSGQGGWGGQQGGNSNAGGWGGSQGGQNGGGGRGGSGGQGGWGGSQDGGSQGGWGGQNGGGQGGNQGGGGGRGGNQGGEQGGWGGQGGSQGGSQGGSQGGWGNQGGQQGGGRGGQQGPGGWGGGGRGGGWGGHGGVGWGGRGDGWGRGSRWGWGRPSWGGWGRGW
- the grsp-2 gene encoding Glycine-rich cell wall structural protein 1.8-like (Confirmed by transcript evidence), with the translated sequence MRLTLLLLAVVLAYVAAQGGWGGQDGGSSAGGWGGSQGGSQGGSSGGWGGSSRSDSGSGQGGWGGQQGGNSNAGGWGGSQGGQNGGGGRGGSGGQGGWGGSQDGGSQGGWGGQNGGGQGGNQGGGGGRGGNQGGEQGGWGGQGGSQGGSQGGSQGGWGNQGGQQGGGRGGQQGPGGWGGGGRGGGWGGHGGVGWGGRGDGWGRGSRWGWGRPSWGGWGRGW
- the grsp-2 gene encoding Glycine Rich Secreted Protein (Confirmed by transcript evidence), translated to MRLTLLLLAVVLAYVAAQGGWGGQDGGSSAGGWGGSQGGSQGGSSGGWGGSSRSDSGSGQGGWGGQQGGNSNAGGWGGSQGGQNGGGGRGGSGGQGGWGGSQDGGSQGGWGGQNGGGQGGNQGGGGGRGGNQGGEQGGWGGQGGSQGGSQGGSQGGWGNQGGQQGGGRGGQQGPGGWGGGGRGGGWGGWGRGSRWGWGRPSWGGWGRGW
- the grsp-2 gene encoding Glycine-rich cell wall structural protein 1.8-like (Confirmed by transcript evidence) yields the protein MRLTLLLLAVVLAYVAAQGDGLFGGSDAGSGIGSSGGWGGSDASAGASAGGTGGGRGGGRGGSGGGRGGGSGGGRGGSGGAGAGGSGSGSGGWGGQDGGSSAGGWGGSQGGSQGGSSGGWGGSSRSDSGSGQGGWGGQQGGNSNAGGWGGSQGGQNGGGGRGGSGGQGGWGGSQDGGSQGGWGGQNGGGQGGNQGGGGGRGGNQGGEQGGWGGQGGSQGGSQGGSQGGWGNQGGQQGGGRGGQQGPGGWGGGGRGGGWGGWGRGSRWGWGRPSWGGWGRGW
- the grsp-2 gene encoding Glycine-rich cell wall structural protein 1.8-like (Confirmed by transcript evidence), which codes for MRLTLLLLAVVLAYVAAQGDGLFGGSDAGSGIGSSGGWGGSDASAGASAGGTGGGRGGGRGGSGGGRGGGSGGGRGGSGGAGAGGSGSGSGGWGGQDGGSSAGGWGGSQGGSQGGSSGGWGGSSRSDSGSGQGGWGGQQGGNSNAGGWGGSQGGQNGGGGRGGSGGQGGWGGSQDGGSQGGWGGQNGGGQGGNQGGGGGRGGNQGGEQGGWGGQGGSQGGSQGGSQGGWGNQGGQQGGGRGGQQGPGGWGGGGRGGGWGGHGGVGWGGRGDGWGRGSRWGWGRPSWGGWGRGW
- the T28C6.10 gene encoding Transposase (Confirmed by transcript evidence), which codes for MRPQRNSREDQLQEQLNKIKRELDNYKLENFLLKEELIISQSAILFVDDQNKKLVKKCQTLKKNGKPKRMGILGSFTNWIKSLF
- the T28C6.3 gene encoding uncharacterized protein (Confirmed by transcript evidence), whose amino-acid sequence is MSNISETAIKNNNNQELGGATKRNENDATTFTMPIGIQEKLEILKKQDVQLQEALDMELKFLDTNEKLFVKTLHDAQKFHQEPTTSFADELEESVLCESESESDALDESESEDSVVNEYVKESDDEEDDEDKEEYEDEEGKSIIEKEALTISPNSCNSKHTRNVTKTSQSFNVLVCILVLGLYIGSWLLFGLPKQESREL
- the T28C6.5 gene encoding RING-type domain-containing protein (Confirmed by transcript evidence), whose amino-acid sequence is MGANGIDSEKFRKQLSHLFTTSSPKCPSLSKNFRGRQISKGFVPSLLQSNNAFEINVKDIKITTSVTMEGVTHHYSVSWMDVEKAEKDMSSSGSDEPGINVKKAESIKKIEEGFKTGKIKCDGPCGKLVNINEVAQFGCDHLICDSCRQSQKSATLFDGSPGCCNSECLAKAETDGLKLRSGRRIDSTKSSVSLRSNDGPWEVLHVHVSIVKKWTGKLYRTQLDYEFSSQTRVAELAKTLEAFKDIISSGRSYYSMCKPRSYKDLHPIAIIDTNLRFYHLSGYKPLNGGKLYILITGQGVLLK